The Candidatus Lokiarchaeota archaeon nucleotide sequence CATACTTACCGTTCTTCCACCATTCGTAGAGCTTTGTATTTGCAACAACAATGGTGGGATAGATTTTCATCATATCGGGTTGAAAACGAGCATCTTCAAAAAGACGTTCAAAATCTGCGAGATCTGCATCAAGGGAGCTACCAGGTAGGCCCGGCATCATATGATAACAGACCTTAAAGCCGCTGTCACGAAGTATCTGTGTTGCATTGGCAGTTTCCTTCACGCCATGACCTCTCTCAACGTGCTTAAGCAAATCATCACGTAATGTCTGGACACCAATCTCAACTCGGGTTCCCCCGAGTTCCAGCATTTCATCCACAGTTTGCTGGGAGACCTGGTCGGGACGCGTTTCAAAGGTCGTGCCGACATTTCGAACATCAGCAGTTTCGTTCTTTTTCTTGGCGGTTTCGAAATCATTGCTAATCTCACCGTTCATGGCTTCCAAACAACCTGTTACAAACCATTCCCGGTAAGCTCTGTCTTTTGAGCACCAATCGCCACCCATGACAATCAGCTCAATCTTCTGTACCGAATGTCCAGTAGCCCTCAGCTGGTCCAGTCTATTCTTGACCTGAAGATAGGGATCAAAAGCATTCTGGATACCTCTCATTGTTGCAGGTTCATGTCCAGTATAGCTTTGAGGGACTCCAAGTTTCGGGCCGCCAGGACAATAAGCACATTGACCATGGGGGCATTCATGAGGTTCAGTCATCGCCGCCACAACTGCTACGCCAGAAGCGGTTCGAACCGGCCGTTTCTGAAGGAGGGGTTGAAGCTCATCCCACTCATCCTCGGTAGCACTTTGAAGTACATCGGCATTGGATGGTACACGCGATGCGCCAAACTCGGCACAACGTTTCTTCTTGATTGTATTGATGTCACGGCGATCTAGGGCATCATCTGATTGGAGGATGTCCTGTATGATTGCTCGGTAGAGTGGTTTCTCTTCAGCCGACATGACGTTTCCAGGTTCTGTATTTTGTGGTTTAATATCATTGGTTGTCACTAGAGACAGGGAACTGGCCATGCCGAGTGAATAGCCTTATAACACCACTTTACGAATTTCACATTAGAAGACAAAGAGGAATGAATGATGCCTGGATCACACGGTTCATTGACAAAAGCGGGCAAAGTTAGGGAGCAGACACCAAAAGTTGACGGTAAGGAACGCCATTCCCCGATTCCCCGTGTACGCAACAAAAAGAACTATGTCAAGCGGTTTGTTAAAGGCAAGGTCAAAGGTCGCTAATCAAGCGGTTTTCAGAAGCCTTTCCGTGCTTCTTCAAGAAGCATAACTGCATTTTTGGTTTAGTTTAATTTTCCACCCGACTTGGCACCATGAATGCCAAGTCAAAACCCTTTCTTTCTCACCATTAGAGACAGATTTTGATTGATGAGCTACCTCGACAACACAGGTTTTGATGTGTGTCAAGAATGAATCTGGTTTGAACAGACAACACCTGTTTCTTCGATTAGATAATCTTGTACTTCCCCCGAGGGGTCAAGGGAACCAGAGATTCCTGAGAGCTGATTCTCCTCTTTAGAGAGGACGTCTTTGTCCTGTAGAATCACGAGTATATGATCCAAACTCATCGATTTGGCGCAGCTTTTTTCCAGAAAGTACTGGCCCATCCACACATACCATAAGCCCCTGTGGATCCATTGCGCAGGTACCGCAAATACCGCAACCACATTTCATGTACCTCTCAAGCGATGCTTCCAAAGGGAGTCCGTAATCTGAGGCTAAGTTGAGAAGACTAGCCATCATAAGTTCTGGACCGCAAGCATAAATTCTATCAAAATCATGCTTTTTCAAGAGTGAGTCTGCCAGTTCTGTAGCGAGTCCCTCAAAACCGCGTGACCCGTCGTCTGTTGCTATTTCCAGCCTGAAACTGTTTGAAGCACGATTATCATAGTCGTAGAGTAGTAGTTCGCTTTCGGTCTTTGCTGCTACAAGTAGCGTTACATCGGAACCTTTGTGGAGAAGTGTTTTTGTGAGATAGCGAAGAGGAGCCATTCCAATTCCGCCCCCTATGAGCAAGGGATTCTTACAGTTCAAAGTAAAACCATTTCCAAAGGGACCTCTTAGACCAACATAGTCTCCGGGTTGTAGCGCCTGTAGAGCATCCGTTGCTTCGCCCACCCGTCTTACAGTCATTCCCATTTCTTTATCATCGCAGTAGCAGATACCCAGGGGGATTTCGTCCACATCCCGTATCCACACCATAATGAATTGTCCCGGCTGAATAGAACAGTCACGCCAAGGAATATCGAAATATAATGTGTGACAACTTCGGTTTTCCTCAACGATCCGAGTAATCCGAATAGATGTGGGATTCCCTACTTCTTGTTTCAAGTCCATACTAGTTCCCTCCTGCGAGACCAACTATTTCAGAGGTCTTGCTGAATCCTTCACGAACCAAATATTCCTCCACTCCCTCTCGAATATCTGCAAACACATCCAGCCCACGAAGCGTTGCTGTTCCAATTTGAATAGCGCTTGCCCCAGCCAGATGCATTTCTACTGCGTCTTCCCAGGTGGATACACCACCTACACCGATTATGGGTATAGACACAACGTGATAGAGATCGTAGATGCACCGCACAGCAACAGGGAAGATAGCTGGGCCAGAAAGGCCTCCAACTTTGTTGGCTAAGACTGGAGCTTTCTGCTTGATATCTATCTTCATGCCTTGGACCGTATTGATGGCTACGATGGCATCGGCACCTGCTTCTTCCGCCGCCAGTCCTACAGCCACAATATCACTGGCGTTTGGAGTCAATTTTGCAAAAACTGGAATGCTCACGGTATCTTTGACTGCACTCACAAAATCCCCAGTCAGCTTGGGACTGTGGGCGATTTGACTTATTTCTGCATGTGGACAAGAAAGGTTGAGCTCAAGAGCAGAGGGTTCAGCTTCTACTGCTATCCGGGCTACTTGAGAGATTTCCTTTTCTGTGCGGCCAAATACGCTAATGACAAAGGGGATGTTGTGTCTTTGCAGAATCCGGAGTTCTTGCAGAAAACTATCAATACCAGGATTGGCAAGGCCTACCGCGTTCAGCAAACCTGAATGGGATACCGTGATGTTCGGCCCGGGGTAACCTTTTCTGGGTTCCAAGCCCACAGATTTGGTTACAACAACATCAGCCCCGTTTCTTGCCACTCGTGCCATAATGGCACCAGTAACCCCGAGAATACCTGATGCAAGCCAGTATCCCTCGATTTTCACCAGATCACCGTTAGATGTCTAAAGCTATATCAGAGTAATAAGACCAGCGAAAGTGAAGAGAAGGCAGTTTCCCAGTAAGAACTACCGCTACACTTATTCGGTTGGTCTTATTGTTATTGAGAGAAGGCACGTGAAGTAAACTGCTTATTCAAACTGCAGAAGCTTCTGTAATACGAACAGAAATGATGGGGGATCAAGATGAGGTGCTTAAGAGGAATCAAAGAGAAGTCCCACTGGATAGAGCCACATCAAATCGTATTGTTGATAGGGCTCTCAATAGCTATAGCATTTATCTTCGAACCCGTTGCCCATCCAGGCAGTATCGGAGATTTTGTACCGACGCTTTACGCAATAAACCTCACAGGAAATGTCTTGACATTTGGAGTTCCATTTGTGATTGCTTCTATCATATTATGGAACACAAAGAAAGCCCATACTTCCATGGCTCAAAAAGATGCATTATTGCATCATCGTATTCGTTGCTATGTAACGAGATACGTCATCACGAATATGATAACATCCCTTGTTATGGCTGGAGTATGCATGTGGGGTTTTTCTTCTGCAGCTGCAAATCCGGCACATCTTCCGGGGGTAATTTTTGCCAGTATGGGAATTTCATTTATACTCAATTCATTCACATTTTTCATTGCCATTGCTGTTGACGCCCCCTTGTACACAATCTTTGTCAATACTAGCATGCTTGCCTATTTCTCGTTTTACTATGGATACTCAGTTCTTTCCGCGACAAGTGTAATGTCACTTTATGCGCCCTATCACCTTTTTAGGTTCTTAGCCATTTTTCTGTCTGGACACGAGTTCATAAATGAATCAATAATGGAGAACTACGTGGGAATCGTTGTACAACCTATCGATTTACTTGGACCATTGCTAGTTTGGTCGCTTGTGTCGGGAGGATGTATAGTCGGTTCAATTATTCTGCTTAGACATTCAATGGAACGATGGGTTCATGAAAGCACGACCTCCGAAGGAAAAACAGAATTCACACAGGAATCAACAAGAGAAAAAACAGTCTCTGCCGTTGAGAGGAGGCAAAAAATAGCGTCTTTAGGTGTCATTTTGCTATTTGTGTCCACTGCATTCTTCAATCTCTTTGTCAATAGCCCACCTGAAATCCCTGAAAACATGTACCTGTACCAGAGCCCGGAGAGCAGGGAGAATATTGCTCTTGGTTCTTGGAGCTATGACACCGTTGAAGTTTCATCGACACAAATAGCTGAAACAGAAGGTTGGACACTCAAGGTCACCATTCTTGATTGGGATGAATATGATGGGGGAGAAGGGCTCCGAGTAAGGTACGGGTTTCTAATATACAGTCTCTCAGACTTTGCAGCCTTGAACAACACAGAGAAAGAGAATATCATGATCTCCAGGACATGGGCCATCACCCCAGACCATCCATCTACAGGAACTAGTGTCCATCATCAATTGGACGGGGCTGGTACCTATCTCTGGGCAATCCGAATCACTGATGATTCACACAAGAATGCATCATACGTTGTTTCGGCCAAAATCGAGGTGTATCTAAATCCAGTTTGACTCATTGTAAGACGAAAAGGCACTGAGGCCTAGATTTGTGGTGTGACCGGCCAGTAGTGTTTTTGCCGGGGTTGCCAACACACTTATTCGATGAACTGACCGAAGAAAAAGAGAGAGAGGATACATGACGCGGGTCTATCTCACGCTCAATGCTCTAGGAGCTTTCCTACTAGATAAGGAAGGTGACATTCTTGCCAATAAGATGGCATATCCAGATACCGAGCTGGCAGCTCGTAACCTTATTGCAATGCGACAGGGAAAAACGACAGATTTACTGAAATCTATAATCAATGAAATCCCGCGTGATGATGAAACAACAGTTGTAATAGAGACCCGCTGGTTGAAAGAAGCACTTCAAGACGAGACCAATTTACGGATAGAGGTTGAAGATATCAGCTCTCCCATCAAATGGTTCAGGGCTACAGGCGAGAAAAAACTCATTGATCAGAACCTTGTAGGATCAGAAAAGGAGTCCATAGAATTCAGGAAAGAGGTGGCTGTGCATATTTCAAGAGACAGAATACGAGCAGCAACCGAAGAAAGAGACTTGCTTGTGAAACACGCAATTGATTCCCTCGACGAGATAGATCCTTCTATAAACGAAATGGACATGCGTTTGAGAGAATGGTATTCCCTGCATTTTCCGAGTCTTGTAAAGAAAATAGAAGATACTAAGACGCTAGCTAAGATAATTTCAGAAGGTGGACTCAAAAGCAAAATAACCCCCGAGAGTCTAGACAATTTAGGTCTGAGCCAGAAGAAGGTGGAAGCTATTTCTACAAGTCGCAGTAAGGATACTGGAGCGGATATCAGGCCGAAGGATGCTGAGATCATTTCCAATCTTGCCGAATCTTTGCTCAAACAAATCAGGCTCAGAGAGAATCTTCAAGAATATGTCGAGAAGACCATGACAGAAGTGGCGCCGAATATGTCAACTCTCGTGGAACCACTCATTGCCGCGAGGATTCTTAGCCATGCTGGATCCCTGAAGGAACTGGCTAGGAAACCCTCAAGCACCGTTCAGGTATACGGGGCAGAGAAGGCACTATTCAGGAGCCTCAAAACGGGAGCGAAACCGCCGAAGCATGGTGTAATATATCAGGTTCCAGAAATCCATACGGCTCCCTACTGGCAAAGGGGAAACATCTCTAGAGCTCTAGCAGGCAAATTGTCGATTGCTGCACGAGTAGACGCATATTCAAAACGGAATATTGGAGGAAAACTCAGGGCAGAGTTTGAAGAGAAAATAGCAGAGATTCAGCGGAAATATCCGGAGCCACCAGATAGGACGGAGAAGGACAAAGGGGGGAAGTGAAAATGCAAGAAATAGAGGAATACAAGTTTCCGGGCGTATTCAAGAGCAAGCAGAAACAAAAACTGAAGCTTTGGACTCAATCATTGGTACCAGGAAAGAAAGTCTATGGTGAGAAACTGATTCAGGTTGGTGACAAAGAGTACAGGGCTTGGTCAGCTAACAGGTCAAAGCTAGCTGCAGCCATCATCAAAGGCGTTAGACATATGCCAATCCAACCAGGTTCTAGAGTATTGTACCTAGGAGCAGCTTCTGGGACTACTGTAAGTCATGTTTCAGATATTGTAGGCCCGAATGGTGTTGTCTATGCGGTTGAATTCTCCCCGAGGACAGCTAGAGAACTGATTGCTCTATCAGAAAAGCGAGATAACATCGTGCCAATCGTTGATGATGCCAGGCATCCAAATAGATACGCGCCATTTCTGATGGGCATCATCGATGTAGTGTACCAAGATATTGCTCAGGTGAATCAAGCGCGAATTCTATATGAAAACCTCAGACAATTCTGCTCATATGGTGCGTGGGGCTTAATCGCTGTTAAGGCGCGCAGTATAGATGCTGCTGAGGAAATTGAGAGTATCTACAAACGAGTGGTTACCGAGCTGGACGATTATGGCCTTGAAGTAATGGAACGTGTTAATCTGGAGCCCCTAGAGAAGGCACATTCGATGGTGGTAACTCGCGTCAAGGAGGAATTCGTCTGAGCTCATTTATTGAACGTAAAATAGAGCGAGAAATTGAATCCCTGAACGATCATTTGCCCACAACTCGCTTGACCCTCAAAGAGGCCTTGCAAGAAGATGCCCCTCATTTCGTTACCAGAGGGGGAAAGAAGAGTGCAATCAAAAAACCAGAACTGGAACTACTTGCAGATCTCGTTCCGGAGCCATTCCATGACAAAATCATCTTGCCAATCGTATTGTTGAGACGCATCGATCTTGGTGCTGGCATCTTCTCGATATCGGGCACTAAGCACACCTTGTTTCTCGCACATAAAATACTAGGATATGTTGACCTACAATGGGATGAGCTGTCTAAATGGAAAACCCGTGATAGATTGGTCAGGCCTCAAGTACAGCAGTTACGGAGGAAAATCCCCTCAGCTTCCTGCCTTGGAATAACAACCGAGACAGGGTGAGAATAGGCAATTTGGTTGAAATAGAATCGCACCTTTAGTTAGCCTGATATACATAGATGAGAAAATAGACTCGAGATAGAAGATGACTAAGTCTAGAGGCCAGCTGATTCAAGAAATCAAATCACAACTAGATGATGCTGGATTTAACCTTTCAACGAAGTGCGACTTGAGGCCAACCTGTTTTGACATGGTCGCACGAAGAGGGGGTCAGTTGCTATTGATCAAGGTGTTAACAAACGTTGATGCCCTCACCAAAGAAGATGCTTTGGCCCTTCAGCTAGTTGCGCACTTCTTCGAAGCAACCCCAGTCGTCATCGGTCGGAAAACCAGAAGAGGAAAACTGGATGCGGGCGTCGTTTACAGACGATATGGAGTACCAACAATCGAGCCCAAGAGCTTCAATAGCATCGTTACTGAGAAGGAAATGCCCAAGGAATTCATACAGAGAGGAGGAAGGTTCGTCTCGATTGATGGAGCCAGGTTGAAAGATCTTAGACAATCAAGAAGCATGACAAAAGAAGAGCTTGCAGACAGTGTCGATGTCTCGACACGAACGATTCTATCATATGAGAAGAATGAAGTTGATGTGAGCAAGGATGTGGCGGAACGGCTTGAGCAAGTGCTAGACGCTGAGTTGGTAGTTCCTGTAAATCTCTTTGAAGAAGAAGTAATTCAAAGAGAGGACGTGTCTCCACAAGAACCCAGCCCGGCCAGCTTTGAGAGTCGTGTCAACGAGTTCTTCAAGAAGCTGGGAATGAGAGTCCTATGGACAGATAGGGCACCATTTCATCTTGCGGCCAAGGAAGAAGGGCCACCACTCATGTCCAGTGTCGGATCAATTCGAAGCTGGGCCCTTAAGAAACGGACAGACATTCTCAGAAGCGTTTCGGATGTGACCGATAGTAGTGCAGTAATAATCGTGGAAGAGGGCAAGGCAGTGGAATGCTTGGCTGAACTACCAGTCATCAGACAACTAGAGTTAGGAGATATTGAGAAACCCAACGAACTCAAGAAGATAATCGCAGAGCGTTCCGAGAAGTAATCTAGAAGGAATCGAGCTGGGATTGTTCCGTCTTCGCATCCAACAAGATTTTTCGGACCGGACTCCATGTCCGTCTGACGATGTCGGGTACATCCCCAGTTTCCGAAACCACCGCTTGAATGAACCCCACACTAACAGAGTCAGAGGGGTATCCAGATCCAAAATCGCCATGAATAGCATGTAGTTCCTCTATCCGGTGGTCGCGTTCAACTTTTGCAAGCACTGATGCAGCCGAAACTACCGGATACGTGATATCAGCTCTGTGCTCTGAGACAACACTGCAATTGGGAGTCAGAGTGCACCGTTCGATAATCTGTCTTCCAAATCTATCCGCATCAACATCCGCCGCATCCACAAATACCTCGGAGGGCTGCAGCTCATTTATAATCGAGACAAAGGCATCAAGCTCGATATCATTCAGTGAGATACCTCGTTTCCGGGCATCATCTATCTGAGCAGCTGATATCGGTGTGATAACCATGTTCTCCGCCAGCTCCGAGATGTGTTCATACAACTCTTCACGTCTCGTTGCTGTCAGTAATTTCGAGTCTTTGACTCCAAGCGATTCAAGCCGTTGGATATCCGCTACATCAAAGGCCACTCCACACACGACCATAGGACCAATCATCGGACCTCGCCCGGCTTCGTCCACGCCAGCTACGAGCTGCAAAATCGTATCGTCGTCTGTCATATTCATCACCAAGTAACGGTCATCTCGATTTGGAATCCCACTCATGGATACTTCGTGTTTTTCTCAGTTTCTAGGCTAAATACGTGATAGTGTTCATCGATGCTAAACCTTTTGCTTCCGGTGGCATATGACCACAGTTGATTCCCTTGGCGAAAACTTCATATCTGAACCCCGTACTGCCCCTATCTACACAGGCTGTGATTAGCTCGGTAACTTGTAGGCCGTTCACATGTCTGTCCTGCATGGGAAGGTGGCCTAGTCCGGTATGGCGACGGGCTCCAGATCTAGGCTCATTTCGAGTCTGTGAAGAGCGGGTCATAGAATGACGTCGTCATGGCGACACTCGTAAACCCCGGGGTTCGCCCCAGGTTGAGTAGCGAGCGTGGGTTCATGCTGCTTGGTTTCCAAGTGGCAGCCTAGAAATCCCATCCTTCCCACCACGCTATACTTGAGCAGACATGGAAACCATGGTTCTCACTCTTTGATAAGATACAACTCAGTATGTCCTCGAGTGTTATCTAATTGGCCATTGGAAACAGTTTCGGCCATTTCCCGATAGGATTTGCCCCATTCAAACACGAGTCATATTCAGCAAGTGCCCGGATATACTATCTTGCAGACTTGGACATGTATGTGCCTGGAGTAACCAAAGAATAGTTAACCTGAGACCTTATCTCCACGAACAAAGATGTGAAAGCCGGCTTGACTCAAAGAAACTGGCGGTAAACCTAACTATTCGTTATCCCCCGTCCAAAAAAAATAAGGATAGCCTGTAATAGGAATGTCATGGATTGTGGGCAGTCTCGTATTCTCATAATGACATTGCTTCTCTTTGTTGGAATACTTGGAGCCAGTTCTACTCGGTATTATGGTCCTGAACCTGAATCTTGGCCTGAGAGGGTAGATGAGAATGACCTCTCATTTGTTCTTTCGAAAGAGGATCCAGATTATACCTACAATATCACATCACGTTATATGATTTCGATTCAATTGAATTCCTTGAGAGTTAACGAGACACCTATCTCTATTAGTGCAACAAATGGGACAGGGACTATCCTAATACTGTATAATATAACTTCTATAAGGAATTCGCCCATCAGCTTCACCACCGAAGTACCGGGCCTCCTTTCAATAACATTCTCTAGAATGAATGATACAGCAAGTGTCACAGCAGAATTCGTGAAACGCTATCTCGTACCCCCGAGGGGCTCTTCAACATGGAATCCCCTGCCTATGATTTTCTTCCTAGTTTGTTCTCTTTGGCTTGGCTATTATCTAGTCCAATTCGAATTTGATTGCTGGGAACCGTTAATGAATAAAGAACATGCAATCTCGCGAATCAAACATATGAAACCGTGATAGTGCTGATTCTGGTAGTTATTAGTGGATTACTAGTCAGTCCTTTGGTTCGAGGAATTCTGCATAATCAATACTCCACTATTGAGGTACAACACAGAGTAGACCAGCATAATTTCACGTTTTCTCTAACTGACTCTAACCCCGCCAGCAATATCAATCTGACTGGATTTGTTCAATCATATGAGGAAAACATAACAAGAATCCGGGTGCACTCTTTGGAGTTAGAGAACGCTTCGGTGCTTATGGAAACAGAAGTCGGTCAAGAGTCCGAGGAATTAGTAATAGATAGGGATTCTAGTTCTAGTAATTGGTTCCTTGAAGTCTCATTGGATGAAGCGGCAGTGGGATATTACCTCAGATTTAGACGGATAAACACTGATGTAATACTCTCCCTCATTCTCGATATCGTAATCAAAAAAGAGGTGTTGAAAAATAGCCCCTTTTTTTCCATAATCTTAGCCTTATGTGGAGGAGGGGTACTTGCGTTTTGTTCCTACAATTCATGGAAGATTGAAAGCAGCATTAGAAAGAGGGTGAGAAAAGGAGATGAGTTATTCTAAAGAACTAGTTATTTTCTAGACAAAGTGATTATGTGCATTTCTGACAAATGGCTATAGAGGGGGATGAATTAAGTGAAAAGGTTCAAACAGAAATGCTGGGTTTTCTTTATAGGGATGATTTTCATTTCAAGCAGTATTTCTATAGCGATTCAGACTGGACTGCCACTACAGAAATGAATTATCGATGAAGGCCAAATCATCTAGCAATGCGATTTGGTGGTGGGTAGGTGTAAATGGTGTAGAGAATTCAAGGCTTATGCCCAGCAATCTTAGCGTCATAATGATCGTTCCTGACACATCTCCACCTAGCGAGTAGTATTGGATGGGTATTTCGTGCTATGATGAGGACGGATACTACCATCAGATTGGATTCAACTCGTGGTATGGATCGTGGACGATTTGTTCAGCACTTTTTGATCCAAATGGACAAAAACAGGTAGACAACAATGAAGGTATTGTAAATAGAGGGACAAAATACCTTTGGGTGCTTCATCTATATAAAACAGGGGCTCTCGATGGATACGTAGAAATGATAGTCTATGAAGATAGTGGAGGGTCATGGAATCGGATTTGGGGCGAACTTTTCTTTACGGAAGCAGATTATTATGTCATAGATGCTGGGTTTACGGTATGGTTAGAAGCTCACGATGATGCGCCAGATCCATATTTTGACATAACATTTGATGATACCAAACTGAATGATTGGTTATATAGTTGGCCTGAAGAGTTGTACGCAGGTCCAGTCCCTTCACAAATCGATGTTAGTATTGTGAACTGGCCGTGGTATTATGTCTTTGTAGATTGTACCTAGAAGGCATCTAACCTCTACTCTACTTGTTTCGGTCATCATCGTCAGTATACTTGGCATAGTCTTTTTTTTGCGAGCGTATTTTCTTGATAGCATCGAGAAATTCCAGTTATTTCCATACTGTTGCCGGGATTTTTAGATTCCAAGGAGATATGTCCCTTCTTCTTCCCGAAAGATGACTAGAGAACTACACCGTAAACTGATAGTGAATACTTTGATATTATGAAACTCTATCTGGAGTAAATGGTATCAAGCAATGATTTCTATGCAAAGAATGAACATAATCCCGTTTCATTAGTTAGCGGTATACTGAACTTTATAATAATTTCTTTTTATGAAAGATATTTAAGTATTGGCTGGGAAACTGTTCCAGAGGCTATTCGTGGTTATTGGGCATTCAGTAATCAACTCCTAGTATAGAATTGGGAGTTAATAGAAAATGAAGAGAAGA carries:
- a CDS encoding fibrillarin-like rRNA/tRNA 2'-O-methyltransferase — protein: MQEIEEYKFPGVFKSKQKQKLKLWTQSLVPGKKVYGEKLIQVGDKEYRAWSANRSKLAAAIIKGVRHMPIQPGSRVLYLGAASGTTVSHVSDIVGPNGVVYAVEFSPRTARELIALSEKRDNIVPIVDDARHPNRYAPFLMGIIDVVYQDIAQVNQARILYENLRQFCSYGAWGLIAVKARSIDAAEEIESIYKRVVTELDDYGLEVMERVNLEPLEKAHSMVVTRVKEEFV
- a CDS encoding dihydroorotate dehydrogenase, which produces MARVARNGADVVVTKSVGLEPRKGYPGPNITVSHSGLLNAVGLANPGIDSFLQELRILQRHNIPFVISVFGRTEKEISQVARIAVEAEPSALELNLSCPHAEISQIAHSPKLTGDFVSAVKDTVSIPVFAKLTPNASDIVAVGLAAEEAGADAIVAINTVQGMKIDIKQKAPVLANKVGGLSGPAIFPVAVRCIYDLYHVVSIPIIGVGGVSTWEDAVEMHLAGASAIQIGTATLRGLDVFADIREGVEEYLVREGFSKTSEIVGLAGGN
- a CDS encoding tRNA uridine(34) 5-carboxymethylaminomethyl modification radical SAM/GNAT enzyme Elp3, whose product is MASSLSLVTTNDIKPQNTEPGNVMSAEEKPLYRAIIQDILQSDDALDRRDINTIKKKRCAEFGASRVPSNADVLQSATEDEWDELQPLLQKRPVRTASGVAVVAAMTEPHECPHGQCAYCPGGPKLGVPQSYTGHEPATMRGIQNAFDPYLQVKNRLDQLRATGHSVQKIELIVMGGDWCSKDRAYREWFVTGCLEAMNGEISNDFETAKKKNETADVRNVGTTFETRPDQVSQQTVDEMLELGGTRVEIGVQTLRDDLLKHVERGHGVKETANATQILRDSGFKVCYHMMPGLPGSSLDADLADFERLFEDARFQPDMMKIYPTIVVANTKLYEWWKNGKYEPYTNDEIVELVSRAVSKMPAYVRIQRMQRDIPIHQIEAGLNKGNLRELVHEWMNERHLRNPTIRYREIGHFQRRSDEPVRPENLELVERTFSASGGTEVFLSFEEPGLDVIMGFLRLRKPSINVHRPEVTEVSSAIIRELRVYGPVVNIGERDEDAWQHLGLGERLLDRADEIAKNDLGAQRLLVLSGIGVKEYYRNLGFSDCGPYLAKSL
- a CDS encoding C/D box methylation guide ribonucleoprotein complex aNOP56 subunit (functions along with aFIB and aL7a; guides 2'-O-methylation of ribose to specific sites in RNAs); translated protein: MTRVYLTLNALGAFLLDKEGDILANKMAYPDTELAARNLIAMRQGKTTDLLKSIINEIPRDDETTVVIETRWLKEALQDETNLRIEVEDISSPIKWFRATGEKKLIDQNLVGSEKESIEFRKEVAVHISRDRIRAATEERDLLVKHAIDSLDEIDPSINEMDMRLREWYSLHFPSLVKKIEDTKTLAKIISEGGLKSKITPESLDNLGLSQKKVEAISTSRSKDTGADIRPKDAEIISNLAESLLKQIRLRENLQEYVEKTMTEVAPNMSTLVEPLIAARILSHAGSLKELARKPSSTVQVYGAEKALFRSLKTGAKPPKHGVIYQVPEIHTAPYWQRGNISRALAGKLSIAARVDAYSKRNIGGKLRAEFEEKIAEIQRKYPEPPDRTEKDKGGK
- a CDS encoding DUF61 family protein, which codes for MRLSSFIERKIEREIESLNDHLPTTRLTLKEALQEDAPHFVTRGGKKSAIKKPELELLADLVPEPFHDKIILPIVLLRRIDLGAGIFSISGTKHTLFLAHKILGYVDLQWDELSKWKTRDRLVRPQVQQLRRKIPSASCLGITTETG
- a CDS encoding transcriptional regulator, with the protein product MTKSRGQLIQEIKSQLDDAGFNLSTKCDLRPTCFDMVARRGGQLLLIKVLTNVDALTKEDALALQLVAHFFEATPVVIGRKTRRGKLDAGVVYRRYGVPTIEPKSFNSIVTEKEMPKEFIQRGGRFVSIDGARLKDLRQSRSMTKEELADSVDVSTRTILSYEKNEVDVSKDVAERLEQVLDAELVVPVNLFEEEVIQREDVSPQEPSPASFESRVNEFFKKLGMRVLWTDRAPFHLAAKEEGPPLMSSVGSIRSWALKKRTDILRSVSDVTDSSAVIIVEEGKAVECLAELPVIRQLELGDIEKPNELKKIIAERSEK
- a CDS encoding dihydroorotate dehydrogenase electron transfer subunit, whose product is MDLKQEVGNPTSIRITRIVEENRSCHTLYFDIPWRDCSIQPGQFIMVWIRDVDEIPLGICYCDDKEMGMTVRRVGEATDALQALQPGDYVGLRGPFGNGFTLNCKNPLLIGGGIGMAPLRYLTKTLLHKGSDVTLLVAAKTESELLLYDYDNRASNSFRLEIATDDGSRGFEGLATELADSLLKKHDFDRIYACGPELMMASLLNLASDYGLPLEASLERYMKCGCGICGTCAMDPQGLMVCVDGPVLSGKKLRQIDEFGSYTRDSTGQRRPL
- a CDS encoding ribonuclease HII: MSGIPNRDDRYLVMNMTDDDTILQLVAGVDEAGRGPMIGPMVVCGVAFDVADIQRLESLGVKDSKLLTATRREELYEHISELAENMVITPISAAQIDDARKRGISLNDIELDAFVSIINELQPSEVFVDAADVDADRFGRQIIERCTLTPNCSVVSEHRADITYPVVSAASVLAKVERDHRIEELHAIHGDFGSGYPSDSVSVGFIQAVVSETGDVPDIVRRTWSPVRKILLDAKTEQSQLDSF
- a CDS encoding 30S ribosomal protein S30e; this translates as MPGSHGSLTKAGKVREQTPKVDGKERHSPIPRVRNKKNYVKRFVKGKVKGR